From the genome of Francisella tularensis subsp. tularensis:
AAATCGAAAAGCTATTACTAGATTAATGATTAGATAGATAAACAATACTATAGCTGTTCTAGAGAATAGCTTAATATAGTTAATCCGAGAGTATTTTGTTAAACACATAAGAGATAGCATCACAAAATTTTTCAAAACTATTATTCACTTTTCTAAATATTTTTTTAAAGTTAGCCCAAACCTTTTCAATAGGATTTAAATCTGGAGAGTACGGAGGTAGATATAATATTTGTACATCAAATTTATTGGCTATTTCAATCAGCTTAGAGGATTTATGGAAACTAGCATTATCCATTACTATAGTAGTTTTAGGTTTTAATGATGGGCATAAGTGTTCCTCAAACCATTGATTAAAAATTTCAGTATTGGTATATCCACTGTACTCTAATGGAGCTATAATCTTTTTATCTGCATAATTATATCCAGCAACAATACTTCTTCTTTGTGTTTGATATGCTAAAACCTCACCATAACTAGGCTCACCAATTAGTGACCATCCTCTTAGGATAGAAAGCTTATTGTCACACCCCATCTCATCTATATAAAATAACAAGTTTTGAGCTATTTCTTTTAGTTTTTCTATATACTCCAACCTTTCATGTTCTTTTCTTTGCTTATATTTTGGAGTCTTTTTTAAAAACTAAAACCAAGTCTATTAAGACAATCATAAAATGTACTTCTTGGAATATCAGGGGCTAATGCTTCTTTTATATCTAATGCACTTGCATCTGGATGATCTATCAAATACTGTTCAATCAATGTTTTATCGGTAAAGCTAGCGACTCTGCCACAACCAACTCCTTGCTTTGAACTATAATCTCCGGTTCTTTTATAAAACTCTATCCATGAAACAACTGTACGCTTATCTATGTTAAAAAACTTACTCAGCTCGAACTCCGTCATACCTTCTTCATATTTATTAATTACGATGTCTCTAAAATATTGGCTATATGATGGCATTTTTATTAGACATTATAACATTTCTACAAATATCTTTTTCTACAAATATCTTTCGGATTAACTATATCAACGGTAAACATAACTTTATCGAGATTGAGTTTATAGTGCTTATTGCCATGTTTAAATTCGTTTATACCCAACGAAAAGTCATATCTGTTAAAAACAAGAGGCGCTTCTAGGACTTTTTCGGGATTATTATGTAAATCTTTTACAAACTCTCTATTACCATATACATAAGCTGGTAGTTTAACTGCATCCATAGAAGAACAAACTATCCAGTCATCAAGGTCTATATACTCAAGGTGTTTATTGAATATTTGTATAACATTATAAGAATCAAACTGAAATTGACTACCATTAAGGTTGTCAATTTGGTAGCTATCTAGAGCAAAGTTAAAGGCATCATTATTTATTTGCTGTATTTGTGGTAAGGCTAGATCAATTATTATTTTGATAAATAATGGTGTGCCAAGTATTTTGATAGATTGACGTTGCCTAAAGCCACTTTGTTTCACATTATGGATGGTATTTTCAAGTTCATTAAATATTTTATTACAAGAGTGAAAGTATTTCATACCATCACTGGTAGGAGATATGCGATTCTGTACATTTCTGATAAGTTTAAGGTCAAGGTATCCTTCGAGTATTTATATTTTATTTTTTATGGTGTTTAACTCTACATTATAGTATTTTTTCACTGAGCTATATGAGCCTAATTCTACTAGTTTGAGAAAATAGCGAGTTGCTTCAATTATATCTTTATGGATAGCACTCATTGGACATGCTACTTTAGTATAGTTAGCTTATTAATTTATAATAACATTACTGTTTAGTTTTCTAAAGAATTAAAAGAAGCTGACAATGTTGTTGATAACTTCTCTTTCAGTGCGATAATTATTTACAGCAGCACTAGTATCTTCATAGCCTATAGCTATACCACATAAAAGAATATAATTATCAAATCCTGTTAATTCTTTTTTAACTATATCTGGGTAATGGCCTAAAGATGCTTGAGGACATGTTGCTAAGCCTAAATCTGTAGCAGCTAAAAGAATAGATTGTATTAGCATACCACAGTCCATATAGCCGCTAATTCCAGTATCTAGATGTTTAAAAATAAAAATTGCAGTAGGCGAATTAAACGAAAGGTAGTTTTTTTTCCATTGTTCAATACGCTGTTGCTTATCTTCTCTAGCTATGCCTAGAGCATTATATAAATCATGTCCACATTTGATTGCACGTTCTTTAAGCTCACCCTCTAATGTAATATCGCCATTATAGTCATATTCCATTCGAGGTTTCTCATTATTATTATAGGCTGCTAGAATTTTATTCATAAGGTCTATTTTCTTTTGTCCACTAACCACAGCAATTTTCCATGGCTGAGTATTTTTACTGGAAGGTGTCCATCGTGCAGCATCAAAGAGTTGTTGTAGCTTTTCTTGAGCAACCGGTTTAGCTAAAAATTGCCTAACACATTTGCGAGTTTTTAGTGCTTGTAGAGTTTGCATAATTTCACCAATTTAGATTTATTGCATATAATTTGCTTTGGTCTTCAAAATATACTCTACTTTGTTTAGCTTCAAAAAGTCAAATTTTTAGCAAGCTAATCTTAGTTTTACTTAGTTGTATTGAGTTGACAAAGAAAATTCTTCTTTGTATATTCTGTCTTTCCCTTTCGACAAATTTAATTTGATAAAAAGGATTATATGTATAAGCTTAAAAGGAGCTAAATATGAAGTTAGCGCAGATATTTACAAAGAGGATTTCTTTACCCAAGACACTTAGTGAGAAGCCACAAGGACTTAAATGTTTGATAAAGTATCATGCTGAAGAAAACAAAATTAAAAAATAATTTTTTATTCTAAAAACTATATAATAGTTCCTAAACGCTAAAATAGGAGAGTAAAAAAGTGTTTACGAAAAAAACGGCTTTTACTTATTTTATTACGGTTATATTAATTTTTAACTCGGGTTGGATCGATAGTGTAGTTTTATATAACTCTTTTGGTGCCAGTGTTGCGGTTATGTCTGGGAACTTAAGAATTCTAGGTCATAGTATAGCCGGCTCAGATTGGATCTTTATGTATAAAGTCGCGATACTTATTGCTGGGTTTGTTGTTGGTGCTGCGATAAATGGTGTTATTATGAAAACGGATGCGTATGTGATATCAGAAGATCATACTAAAACATTAGTTTTACAAAGCGCGGTAATGCTAACAGGTACTTTACTTATAGATATTTTTAATAACCACCGTGTTATTGATGATTTATTTTTAGCAATGGTGATGGGAATGCAAAATAGTTTTACAACCTTATTTTTTGGTGGTTTTGCTCGAACAACACATATGACAGGAACTACTACTGATTTGGGTATTGAGATAGGCAGGGTTCTACGTGGTAATATGGATAATCTTTGGAAGATACCTTTTTTTATCACATGTATGACAATGTTTGTAATAGGTAATGCTGCGGGCGTCATTTGGGTTCAGATTACAGGAGAGTATTTTACATTAATGTTGTTTCCTTCGGTGATATTACCTATTTTTGTTGGTATTGTAATTTTATTGACTTACAATATGAAAGTTAAAAATCATAGCCTTTAATTTAGAGTTGGTAATAAATCAAAAGAGCTCATAATTTGCAAAATAATAATTAAAATTGCAATAAATATTATAAATATTGCTATAGTAGAAGTGCTAACTAAGGCTTTTTGCTTACGGTAGTTAATAACCCATAGCATCATAACTGGTAGCGCAACCTGAAGTATAGCAACGAATATGCTGGCATAGCCTAAAGCTGTTTTAAATCCATCAGGATAAGCGATAGCATAAATGTATGCTGGCAAGAAAGTTATTATAAAAGCAATTATTTTATGTTTATGTATATTTTCTGAAATTCTATAAGTGCTACGATTAAAATCAAATAGTCCGAGAGCTACTCCTAGAAAAGAAGTTGCTAAAGCAAAAAAACCAAATAAAAAAGATATTGTTGAAATATAGCTAGAACTAGTACTAAAGTGATTGATTATCACAGAGGTTATTTCACCAGAATTCTTACCTAGTATGCCTGTTGGTGTAGCAACTGGCAATGAACCAAGCGTTGCAAAGATCCATAATAAATACACTATTAATGGTATGGAGCTACCTATTATAATTGCTTGGCGTAAAGATCTTTTATTTGATCCTACATAGGTTCTAAGCGTAGGAATAATATGATGAAATCCAAAGGAAGTTAGTAGTATTGGAAACGCTGCCCAAATAAAATTTGGATTTTTAATTTTATAGCTTAGATGATCTAGAGAAATATGAGGTACAAGTACAGCAATTAGTAATAAAAACGCTAAAAGTTTACCAGAAAACATAATTTTATTGATATGATCAACAATTCTAGTACTGATATATATAAAAACTCCAAGGATAAGGATAAAAATAATCCCCGTGGTTTTTTCTGATAAAGTAATCCCAAGGTTACTAAGAGTTGTTGAGATGAGTGAGCCACCGCCGACAGTATAAGCAGCCACAAGTGAATAAAGTAGTAGCACATAGCAAATCCAAACAATACCAACCCCAATAGGACCAAGAGTTTGACTTGTCATCTCAACAAAATTAGCGCCATCATCCATTTTTAGATTAACTTCTGCTAAAACTAAAGCTGTGAAAGTCATTAATGCCCAAATACAAACAATCAGTATTGAGCCAATCAAAAAGCCGCAACTAGCTACTGTTGCAGGGATTGCCAACATTCCAGCACCAATGCAAGTGCCAGATATAATCATCGCTGCGCCAAATTTTCTTGATAAAATCATATTAATTTGTGTTAAAGTTGGAGTTTAAAATCACAACTCTATCTTTTAAAGCTTATAATATAGTTATTATAGCTTATATAAGATTGTTATTTCTATAAAATGGATATTATGAAAGATAAAATTAGACAAGCTTTATCTGAGCTTGATATTTTAGCAACTGAAGTGCAGATTGACCAATGGCTAGATTATCTAAAGCTTCTTGAAAAATGGAATAAAGTATACAATATGACCGCTATCAAAAATATTGATGAGATGCTAGTCAAGCATTTATTTGATAGTCTAGCGGTTGCTAAATATATCAAAGGTGACTCAACTGTAGATGTTGGTACTGGAGGAGGTTTGCCAGGAGTTGTTTTAGCGATATTATATCCTCAACATCAGTTTACCCTTGTTGATAGTGTTGGTAAGAAAATTATGTTTCTTAAAAATGTCAAAAAAAGCTTAAGTTTGAATAATATCAACCCTCTAAATACAAGAATTGAAAACCTAGAAGGTAACTTTGATAATATTATCTCGCGTGCATTTAGCTCGGTTGATACCTTTTATGAGCTTTGTAAACATTTCTTAACAGAACATAACCAAATGTTAGCAATGAAAGGTCGAGATTTAGAGGAGCGAAACTTAGAATCTTTGCATTTAAATATTGAGAAATATAGTATAAAAGTTCCTTTCTTAAATGCTGAGAGAAATCTTATTGTAATAAGGAAGAAATTATGATTGATAAAGAATTTATCCAAAAATCATATACTAGTATTATGCAAAATATAGACTCAAAGGCTAGGCTTTTGGCTGTTAGTAAATATCAGTCTATAGATAAAATAGAGTACTTAGCAGGCCTTGGTCAGTTAGATTTTGGTGAGAATTATTTTCAAGAGTTAGAACAGAAAGCTCAAAAGTTACCTCATCTAAGATGGCATTTCATCGGTTCGCTACAGTCACGGAAGATAAAGCATATTGTTAAATATGCTAGTTCAATTCAAAGTGTCGAAAACATAGAGCATCTCGAAAAAATTGATAAAGCAGCAGGACAAATAGCTAAAATAGTAGATGTTTTTTTACAGATAAATATAGATGACGATATTAATAAGTCTGGTTTTGAATCGACACAATTAGAGGAAGTTGTCGCAAGTATAATGAAAGCTAAAAGTTTTATGAACCTCAAGATAGTTGGGCTAATGTGTATCCCTGCAAAAACTAACGCTCCAGAGAAGAGTTTCGCAAAGATGAAGCATTTTTTTGATACTGTCAACTCTAGATTAAATGATGATCTAAAGCTATCGAGACTATCAATGGGGATGAGCGCTGATTATAGATTAGCTATACAATATGGTAGTACCGATGTTAGAGTAGGTAGTAGTTTATTTGGTGCAAGAGCTACCTAACTATTCTTTTATTTATATAATTGGCAAATATCCTTTTATATATTTCATTTACTGTTAGTACAATTCCTACAGCTACTAGTGTTTCTAGTGCTCTATCTAATGCAATAGTATATAAATCTGGTGGCGATAGAGAGATCATTTCCCAGCTAATTATCATACATGAAGCAAAAAGTGATAATATTAGGTAGTAAGAAATGGAACAGTTTACTAAGAAAAAAAGTACAAATACTAAGAGAACCTGAAGGTAATAATGGTTTTTAAAGAGAGTCATCAATATTGCCATTATGATCGGACCTAGAATATTAGCTATACCTCTTTTAAATGCAGAAACCTTTACTCTTTGATAAGTGTAACCTAGAACTAAAACTATAGTCATCATAATCCACCAAGGATTGGTGTTAGGTATATATAGAGTCATAATTTTAGTTACGAAGTATCCAGCGACAAGAGAAACCAGAGCAACGATCATCACATGGTGGTATATGTCTTGGACTTTCTCACGCTTAGAATGTGGCTGATCTCTATATAGTAGAATATTTATTAAGGCATAATAAAATATGAGTATAATAGTTATTATAGTGGCTGAAGTTATAATGACGCTTAGGTTTAAATGACTGTGTCCAAAAGTACTTGAGATATATCCGATAAAACAGAATTTTGTGAGTATCTCAAGCATTAGTTTAAACTTTGTTGGTAGATAAAAAGTTAAAGCACCGATGATAAATGTAACATATGGTACTAGCAGCGGTAGCTGGGATATAGTTGTTCCGATAATTATAGATATATTTATAGAGATAACAGTGACTATAATATATGTGTAGCTTTTTCTATATACTCCATGAATTGGGGCAGCACAAAATGCTGCAATTCCAACCAAACTAAAAACAAAAATCTTGGGTAAAATAATATAGCTTAAAAGACCGATTAACCCTATTAATATAGTTAGTAAAAGAGATTCTATAATTATTTTCTCGCGTAGGATTAATTTTAATGTTACTTGTGACTCATAACTATTATTCTGTTAGGAAACTATTATAATAATAATTGATAAGATAAAAGATATAAAGCTATTATACCACTAGATAGAAATTTGGCTATTTATGACTAAGTTCACAAACTCTTTCACTTTTGGTTGTACAAATTTATTTTTTGGATAGTAAATATAAATATCTTGCTGATCGAAAAAATTATCTTTTAGTAACTCTATAAGTTGACTGTTTTGTATTTCGTTCTTTACAATATATTCATGAAATTGAGCTATGCCAAAATCATTTAAAACACACGCTTTTATAAACTCAATATTATTGGCTGAGATATTAGAGGGTAAAGTCTGTGGATTTAGCTTGTTTTTCTTGATGTTAACTAGTGGAGTAACTCTAGATTTATGAGGAATATAGTTATGATTAGCTAGATCTGATATGTTGCTTGGTGAGCCATTTTTGTTTATATATGCAGGACTTGCGCATAATACATATCTTGTTGTTGCTATTTTACGTGCTACTATGTTTTCTGGAGGTGTCCAATTGACGCCTAGAATTATATCGGCTTCATTAGATTTGAAGTTAGGCATTTTTTCTTCAATACTCACCTCAATTTTAACCTTGCTAAATTTCTTTGAATATTCTTTGATGAGGTTAATAAGAATATTTTGTGCAAAGAATGATGAGGTGCTTATTTTTAGAGTTCCTGACGGCTCTTTATGAAAAGACTCTGCTAAATCACGAATATTATCAATCTCATTTTGTAGTGTTTTACAATAATTAAATAAAAGCATACCTTCATGAGTTAATGATAGCGAACGTGTTGTCCTGTTAAAGTAAGTCTACTTTTAGTTCTTTCTCTAACTGTTTAATAGTATGGCTAACGGCTGCTTTTGAAATCCCTAGAGCTTTCGCTGTATTAGTAAAGCTACCATGGACAACAAGTTGATAAAATGCTTCAAAAAGGCTTATTGATATATTTTTATGCTTGTTCATTGTCAAATAAATCTAAACTTATGTCAATATATGGTGATATTGTAAAATATATTTTTTAATTTACCATATCTCATAGTTAAATTTTTATGAAGAGGATTAATTATGAAAACTTACAAAATTATAATTTTACTAACTTACATAAGTATAGCTAGTGCTTCTGCTGTAATTATAAACCCAGCTTTACCTAATATTGCTACAGAGCTTGGTTTGTCGAGTGGTACGGTTGAATGGTTGGTAAGTATATTCTTATTAGGCTATGTGCTAGGTCAGATAATATATGGACCAATTGCAAAGAAATATGGAGATGTCATAACCCTAAGGGCAGGGATGACTATAAATGTTATTGGTATACTAGTTTGTATACTAGCTTCTTCTATGACAATGTTGCTTATAGGAAGATTTATAACGGCTATAGGAGCATCGGCAGGGTTGGTGTGTACTTTTATTATATTAAATAATTCGGTTGCTGCTGAGAAAGCTAAATTAGCTTTATCTTTTGCGACTTTATCTTTTGCTATATCGCTAACGCTAGCTACCTTAATAGGTGGAATAATTAGTGCTTATACTCATTGGTATTATTGTTTTTATGTACTATTGATACATGCTGTAATAATGTTAGGTGCTAGTTTCCTATATGAAAATAAAAAAGACTTTGAATTTAATTTAAAGGTATCAGCTATTATTGATGGTTATAAAAATGCTTTTAGTAGTTTTAAATTAGTAGTATTTGCATTGACGCTAGGTGTTATGACTGTTTTTAGTTATTGTTATTCTGCAGCTGGACCTTTTATAGCTCATAGTATGTTTAATCTAAACAGTACTCAGTATAGTTTGTGGATTTCGATGACTATTATAGGCATTGTATTAGGTTCAATGTTAGTTGCTAAAATAATAAATAAACATGACACTCATAAGATACTTATTGTGGCATTAATTTGTTTTGTTGTGTTAGTTGTAGTTATGGCATGGTTAAAAATAGCTAATTATATGACACCGTTAATATTTTTTGTATTAATAACTTTGATGTATTTTGTATGTAATTTTATATACCCTACAGCATCATACCTTGCATCAACTGCAATTGAATGTAAGTCAAACGCATCTGCAGCGATGAACTTTATAAATATGCTAACAGCTGTTGTAGCAGTTTCTATAATGGGTTATATACCGTTTGAATACATTTGGAACTTTTTGTTGATGTGTACAATACTACCAATTATTTGTTTTGTACTAATAATCTATAATAAATTTTAAAAAATAATAATCTTTACAAATATTTTGTTAAATTGATTCTTAAGAAACTAAGTTTAGTATTTGTACTTATTCAAAGCTAGTGGCAGTAAAACGTTGAACTATTTTATTATTTTCTAAGATAACCATACTTTTAGCTGGAATATTTATTTTATTATAATCCTTAGTAACATCAGCAAAATTAGCAATTACTATAATACCATTTGAGAACTCTGTAGATTGGAGTAATCTATCATCACTTAAGTATTTTAAACTAGTCATTTTCTGTTGTACTAAAATCTTATGCCATTTTGACCAAATTGGTAGATATTTACTTAAAAGATTTTTCTGCTGTTTCCAAGCAGCCCTATCTAAATGTAGTAGTGGAGGATAGTTATATAAGAATGTTTTTAAAATATTATTTTTTATTTGTGATGGGAATTTAAAAGTATTATATTCCCAGTGGTCAGAAGTGATTATGCTATTGTTATAAACCATCTGATAAAGAGGGACTTCAAAAATAGGGTTATAATATATAGCTTATAAGAGGTTTTAGAGGTGTCGGTTTACCATATCTAGGAGGAATGCCTGATGCGGACCAGTAGCTTCCCATATAGTATTTAGACTTTTTATTTTGGCGCATATCCTTATCCCAAATCCCTTGAGAAACTAGACCTTGACCAAAAGCAGCTACAGGAGCAATATAATCTTTACCATCTTCAGTACCAACTACTAAATTATAATGTTCAGCCGCCCATTTAAAATAATCCATTTTATTTTGTGCATCTTGAGCTTGAGACATTGGATGTTTGGTAGAAAAATCATTATTTAGAGCGCCAGCACCATCGCTATCAAAGAACCATGAGTTAAATTTTGCATTATATATGTTTATATCTTTATTTAAACGTCGTTTGACTTGTGGCATTGCATATGAAGAGTTTAATTCATGTTGACCACTCAAGAATCCTTGTAAATATTCACCATTTTGTTTAATTATAGCAGCATCCTTAAATAGGTTTTCTTTTGTATCAAAAAAAGCTGTTGGCATACTATCAGGATTTTTTTCTATCAATGAATTATATGAGTCATAAGGAGCGATAAGATATCCATCTTGTTTGGCTTGTTCAATAACATTGGTATGATAAATACCATCAGTTACATCATTTAAGCCTAACCAAGCACTTTTTAGACCAATATCTTTAAGTTGATTTATCATCCATATCGATACGCCATTGCCCCATTGATCAACTGGATTTATATAATTAGAGTAAACTGACTGAATTAGATTTTTATTAAGTTCGATGGTATTTGACGGAGTTTTGGGCTTAGCTAGTAGCTTAGTTGCTGTAGAATTTAGTTTAATAGACTCGAACTCTTTTTTATTCCATAAGTTAGGATCTTTCACTAATAATTTAAGTGCATTGTCAACATCTGCTTTTAAAGATGTATAAATCTATTTTTGGTTGGCAAATTCTTCTAAAGTTTTATTAGAATGCTCTTTTAGTATTTTATTAAAATATTTTGTGGGATTATCTGTTTTACTTGCAAGCTGTTGTTTAACAAACTGCTGAAATTCTTCCCAGTTTATATTTGCTTCTCCAACTAGTTCATCTCCCCATAAATAAATAAACGGAGCACCGTAGAGCTTTGTAACTTCTGGAACTATTTTTGCTTTTTCTGCAAGTGTTACAAATTCACCTTGATCTATTTTGTGTTGACGGGTAAGTATTTGCAATCACTGCAGGATTATTCTCAAGTATTTTAATTGTAAACCCAAAAGGTTTATCTTCATTTAGAATATTAAAAGTATGTTTAAAATGTAACGATAAATTTTGCTTCCCTGTAAACCAGAAAGAATTATCAAATATATTGTTAATTTGGTAGTAAATCGCAGACTTGCCAAATCCAGCTGTCAAAAATTGCATTGATAAGCTGGCAGTTCCAACTAGAGGAGCTTTCTCACTAGTAGTAGATGTTAGATATTTTATCCATTTCTGATCATTCGTTGGAATATCCCATCCTTCTAACATTGGTAGTAGAAAAGATTTTGATCTACTAATAATAGGGAATGTAATAGTTTTATTTTCTTCTCTATTTAGTTTTTTACTGTTTTTAAAACTAACGTTTAGTCCGTTATTATCTAATTTGAAATTAACACTAATATTATCACGTATAAAATCTAACTCGTTTTTACTTTGAGTCGTTATTTTAAAGTCTTGTTTTGCTTGTGCAGAAGAAATAGGAAACTCTAGAGAGTTTTGTTTGAGGTTTACTTTTAAGGTTGCTGGATCAATGAGAAAACAATTATTTTGTTCACAAAGATTTATAGAGTTAGAAAAACTGAGCTTGCTGATATAAGCAAGGTTAAAGTAACTATATGTTTTAGATTCATTATCAAGAAAAATTTATTTATACTATCTCAATTTTACATACCAGGTCTCTAAACTAAAGCATCTTTATAGCAAGTCTTTATTAGAGCCTTAGATTAGTCTGAAATACTCAGTATTACACTAGCTATCAAAAATCTAATATAGTAAAATTTTATTAACAGATAAGCTTAGAGAAAAAAATGACTTCTTTAGATAAAATCAATAGTTATTTTGAAAGTAGTATTCAAGCTAAAATAGAAACTGCAAATGCACTACCTCCAGCTATTGCGCAAGCTGCAAAAGCTATGGTTTCTTGTCTAGAAAATGGTGGAAAAGTCCTAGTTTGTGGCAATGGCAGTTCAGGAGTTATCGCTCAGCATTTTACATCTAAATTATTAAATCATTTTGAGATGGAGCGTCCTCCTCTTCCTGCAATAGCTTTGACAGGAGA
Proteins encoded in this window:
- a CDS encoding IS630 family transposase (programmed frameshift), producing MPSYSQYFRDIVINKYEEGMTEFELSKFFNIDKRTVVSWIEFYKRTGDYSSKQGVGCGRVASFTDKTLIEQYLIDHPDASALDIKEALAPDIPRSTFYDCLNRLGFSFLKKTPKYKQRKEHERLEYIEKLKEIAQNLLFYIDEMGCDNKLSILRGWSLIGEPSYGEVLAYQTQRRSIVAGYNYADKKIIAPLEYSGYTNTEIFNQWFEEHLCPSLKPKTTIVMDNASFHKSSKLIEIANKFDVQILYLPPYSPDLNPIEKVWANFKKIFRKVNNSFEKFCDAISYVFNKILSD
- a CDS encoding nitroreductase, with amino-acid sequence MQTLQALKTRKCVRQFLAKPVAQEKLQQLFDAARWTPSSKNTQPWKIAVVSGQKKIDLMNKILAAYNNNEKPRMEYDYNGDITLEGELKERAIKCGHDLYNALGIAREDKQQRIEQWKKNYLSFNSPTAIFIFKHLDTGISGYMDCGMLIQSILLAATDLGLATCPQASLGHYPDIVKKELTGFDNYILLCGIAIGYEDTSAAVNNYRTEREVINNIVSFF
- a CDS encoding YoaK family protein, giving the protein MFTKKTAFTYFITVILIFNSGWIDSVVLYNSFGASVAVMSGNLRILGHSIAGSDWIFMYKVAILIAGFVVGAAINGVIMKTDAYVISEDHTKTLVLQSAVMLTGTLLIDIFNNHRVIDDLFLAMVMGMQNSFTTLFFGGFARTTHMTGTTTDLGIEIGRVLRGNMDNLWKIPFFITCMTMFVIGNAAGVIWVQITGEYFTLMLFPSVILPIFVGIVILLTYNMKVKNHSL
- a CDS encoding amino acid permease, encoding MILSRKFGAAMIISGTCIGAGMLAIPATVASCGFLIGSILIVCIWALMTFTALVLAEVNLKMDDGANFVEMTSQTLGPIGVGIVWICYVLLLYSLVAAYTVGGGSLISTTLSNLGITLSEKTTGIIFILILGVFIYISTRIVDHINKIMFSGKLLAFLLLIAVLVPHISLDHLSYKIKNPNFIWAAFPILLTSFGFHHIIPTLRTYVGSNKRSLRQAIIIGSSIPLIVYLLWIFATLGSLPVATPTGILGKNSGEITSVIINHFSTSSSYISTISFLFGFFALATSFLGVALGLFDFNRSTYRISENIHKHKIIAFIITFLPAYIYAIAYPDGFKTALGYASIFVAILQVALPVMMLWVINYRKQKALVSTSTIAIFIIFIAILIIILQIMSSFDLLPTLN
- the rsmG gene encoding 16S rRNA (guanine(527)-N(7))-methyltransferase RsmG, yielding MDIMKDKIRQALSELDILATEVQIDQWLDYLKLLEKWNKVYNMTAIKNIDEMLVKHLFDSLAVAKYIKGDSTVDVGTGGGLPGVVLAILYPQHQFTLVDSVGKKIMFLKNVKKSLSLNNINPLNTRIENLEGNFDNIISRAFSSVDTFYELCKHFLTEHNQMLAMKGRDLEERNLESLHLNIEKYSIKVPFLNAERNLIVIRKKL
- a CDS encoding YggS family pyridoxal phosphate-dependent enzyme produces the protein MIDKEFIQKSYTSIMQNIDSKARLLAVSKYQSIDKIEYLAGLGQLDFGENYFQELEQKAQKLPHLRWHFIGSLQSRKIKHIVKYASSIQSVENIEHLEKIDKAAGQIAKIVDVFLQINIDDDINKSGFESTQLEEVVASIMKAKSFMNLKIVGLMCIPAKTNAPEKSFAKMKHFFDTVNSRLNDDLKLSRLSMGMSADYRLAIQYGSTDVRVGSSLFGARAT
- a CDS encoding FUSC family protein, with the translated sequence MVGIAAFCAAPIHGVYRKSYTYIIVTVISINISIIIGTTISQLPLLVPYVTFIIGALTFYLPTKFKLMLEILTKFCFIGYISSTFGHSHLNLSVIITSATIITIILIFYYALINILLYRDQPHSKREKVQDIYHHVMIVALVSLVAGYFVTKIMTLYIPNTNPWWIMMTIVLVLGYTYQRVKVSAFKRGIANILGPIIMAILMTLFKNHYYLQVLLVFVLFFLVNCSISYYLILSLFASCMIISWEMISLSPPDLYTIALDRALETLVAVGIVLTVNEIYKRIFANYINKRIVR
- a CDS encoding multidrug effflux MFS transporter, whose protein sequence is MKTYKIIILLTYISIASASAVIINPALPNIATELGLSSGTVEWLVSIFLLGYVLGQIIYGPIAKKYGDVITLRAGMTINVIGILVCILASSMTMLLIGRFITAIGASAGLVCTFIILNNSVAAEKAKLALSFATLSFAISLTLATLIGGIISAYTHWYYCFYVLLIHAVIMLGASFLYENKKDFEFNLKVSAIIDGYKNAFSSFKLVVFALTLGVMTVFSYCYSAAGPFIAHSMFNLNSTQYSLWISMTIIGIVLGSMLVAKIINKHDTHKILIVALICFVVLVVVMAWLKIANYMTPLIFFVLITLMYFVCNFIYPTASYLASTAIECKSNASAAMNFINMLTAVVAVSIMGYIPFEYIWNFLLMCTILPIICFVLIIYNKF
- a CDS encoding glycoside hydrolase — encoded protein: MVYNNSIITSDHWEYNTFKFPSQIKNNILKTFLYNYPPLLHLDRAAWKQQKNLLSKYLPIWSKWHKILVQQKMTSLKYLSDDRLLQSTEFSNGIIVIANFADVTKDYNKINIPAKSMVILENNKIVQRFTATSFE
- a CDS encoding glycoside hydrolase; this encodes MKDPNLWNKKEFESIKLNSTATKLLAKPKTPSNTIELNKNLIQSVYSNYINPVDQWGNGVSIWMINQLKDIGLKSAWLGLNDVTDGIYHTNVIEQAKQDGYLIAPYDSYNSLIEKNPDSMPTAFFDTKENLFKDAAIIKQNGEYLQGFLSGQHELNSSYAMPQVKRRLNKDINIYNAKFNSWFFDSDGAGALNNDFSTKHPMSQAQDAQNKMDYFKWAAEHYNLVVGTEDGKDYIAPVAAFGQGLVSQGIWDKDMRQNKKSKYYMGSYWSASGIPPRYGKPTPLKPLISYIL